The following coding sequences lie in one Thalassoglobus polymorphus genomic window:
- a CDS encoding sugar nucleotide-binding protein: MIRLYSDLAQGMGGSGRYKATRNAWRHSVDKFLIVGVDTVAGANLALSLAEKYHVTTWHPEEKFDVVNCDALDPTDSPCAAIENAAPDWVIYCGPESRSSWDPTTKGLINETIVENAGEWANASTKANVRFLMISSDSLFTGPWMFHDEQSLGHCQSVEAVTIRAAEEAVRLASPHALIMRTNAYGWSADPSRNGWIENLLAEVEMRRVVEQDSIRHATPILITDLTAIIERACLENLSGTYHVAGAERVSPLNFTQRLSDLFELPWLAIKKETTLTEVPQDFASGECSLQTKEIRKALCVAMPLLSEGLQRLHEQSVNGYRDKLVGNRNYKAISRVA, translated from the coding sequence ATGATCCGCCTATACTCGGATCTCGCTCAGGGAATGGGCGGTTCAGGCAGATACAAGGCAACGCGCAACGCATGGAGGCACAGCGTGGATAAATTTCTCATCGTCGGAGTGGATACGGTCGCAGGAGCAAATTTGGCACTTTCTCTGGCTGAGAAATACCACGTAACGACTTGGCATCCCGAAGAAAAATTCGATGTCGTCAATTGCGATGCTCTCGATCCCACTGATTCCCCGTGTGCTGCCATCGAAAATGCTGCTCCGGACTGGGTGATTTATTGTGGACCCGAGTCCCGCTCATCATGGGATCCGACGACAAAAGGTCTGATCAACGAGACCATCGTTGAGAACGCCGGAGAATGGGCCAACGCCAGTACGAAGGCCAACGTTCGATTCCTGATGATTTCTTCGGACAGCCTCTTTACAGGGCCATGGATGTTCCACGACGAGCAAAGTCTGGGGCATTGCCAAAGCGTTGAAGCTGTGACGATTCGAGCAGCGGAAGAAGCTGTTCGACTTGCCTCACCGCACGCACTGATCATGAGAACAAATGCCTATGGGTGGTCTGCCGATCCTTCTCGGAACGGTTGGATCGAAAATCTTCTTGCAGAAGTCGAGATGCGACGAGTCGTTGAACAGGATTCGATCCGTCACGCGACTCCAATTTTGATCACGGATCTGACAGCCATAATTGAGCGTGCCTGTCTGGAGAATCTGTCTGGGACATACCATGTCGCAGGAGCAGAACGTGTCAGCCCGCTGAACTTCACTCAACGACTCTCGGACCTGTTTGAACTTCCCTGGCTGGCAATCAAAAAAGAGACGACACTCACCGAAGTTCCTCAAGACTTCGCGTCGGGGGAATGCTCGCTGCAAACGAAAGAAATTCGTAAAGCCCTGTGCGTTGCGATGCCTCTTCTTTCAGAAGGTCTTCAACGTCTCCACGAACAGTCGGTAAATGGTTACCGCGATAAGCTGGTTGGAAATCGCAACTACAAGGCGATCTCACGAGTTGCATAA
- a CDS encoding DUF420 domain-containing protein: MLDFVVSALVLIVPILLYSLYVVKVQKNFTLHRNLQIVLGVVLLVAVAAFEIDTQLVHGGWENIVNKNPDEPRLTGAAYLSVQRILRFHLIFAITTPFLWVITLVYALRKFPNPPQPGVHSKLHSTLGWLSVIDIVMTSVTGLWFYYAAFVA, from the coding sequence ATGTTGGACTTTGTGGTAAGTGCTCTCGTGCTTATCGTGCCGATCCTGCTGTACAGCTTATATGTTGTCAAAGTTCAGAAGAATTTCACGCTCCACCGGAATCTTCAGATCGTTTTGGGAGTTGTGCTTCTTGTCGCTGTCGCTGCTTTTGAGATCGATACACAACTTGTCCATGGTGGCTGGGAAAACATTGTCAATAAGAATCCAGACGAACCACGGTTGACTGGCGCAGCCTATCTCTCTGTCCAGCGGATTCTGAGGTTTCATCTGATCTTTGCAATCACGACCCCTTTTCTTTGGGTCATCACTTTGGTTTATGCCCTGCGGAAATTCCCCAATCCTCCGCAGCCAGGTGTGCACAGCAAGCTTCACTCGACTCTCGGGTGGCTTTCCGTCATTGATATCGTGATGACCTCGGTGACTGGATTGTGGTTCTATTACGCTGCATTCGTTGCTTGA
- the coaD gene encoding pantetheine-phosphate adenylyltransferase → MKRIAVYAGTFDPVTLGHEDIAIRGAALFDEMVIGIGINPDKQPLFAPEERQELMQEIFRETSNVTVKCFTGLTVDFARSVGANVMVRGVRTVSDIDTEFTMALANHTIAPDLETVFLMAAESYSHISSTLIKQIAFMGQGKSAEQLRKFVPEPVMAPLLDKVRNSG, encoded by the coding sequence ATGAAACGAATTGCTGTTTACGCCGGAACATTTGATCCAGTCACACTGGGGCACGAAGATATTGCGATCCGAGGAGCAGCACTCTTCGACGAAATGGTGATCGGTATCGGGATCAATCCCGATAAGCAACCGCTTTTCGCACCTGAGGAACGTCAAGAGTTGATGCAGGAAATCTTCCGCGAAACGAGCAACGTGACCGTCAAATGCTTCACCGGGTTGACCGTCGATTTTGCACGATCGGTCGGAGCAAACGTTATGGTCAGAGGGGTGCGGACCGTCTCAGATATTGATACGGAATTCACCATGGCTTTGGCGAATCACACGATTGCACCCGATTTAGAGACTGTCTTTCTCATGGCAGCAGAGTCGTACTCGCATATTTCAAGTACGTTGATCAAACAAATTGCGTTTATGGGACAAGGCAAAAGTGCTGAGCAACTCAGGAAGTTCGTACCGGAACCTGTGATGGCTCCGCTCCTCGATAAAGTCCGCAACAGCGGATAA
- the aroB gene encoding 3-dehydroquinate synthase, giving the protein MSNQETSHVPVNLGDRSYEILIGQGLLKQTAEIIHPWLVAKAGEREHPSAFLVTDQNVTSYAEAVSQSLESQGWRTTTFTMEPGETSKSIEVISKAWDSLVEFRADRRTVVIAIGGGVVGDSAGFMAATFNRGLPFVQIPTTLLADVDSSVGGKVGINHPQAKNLIGAFHQPLGVLIDTQTFKTLPDREYKAGWAEVIKYGVILDEEFFAFLEQNIGPIQQREETVLRAAISRSCELKAQVVEQDEYERTGLRAVLNYGHTYCHAFEALTGYGELLHGEAVSIGIVYASRLAEKMGRIEQQLTDQQIGLLDAVGLPLNVTSPERISVEEIIGRMKLDKKTVGGKLRFVLPTRLGHVELVEDVPEELVRETLIEGGFKS; this is encoded by the coding sequence ATGTCGAACCAAGAAACATCTCACGTCCCTGTGAACCTGGGAGATCGAAGCTACGAGATCCTGATTGGACAAGGTTTACTGAAGCAGACAGCCGAGATCATTCATCCCTGGTTGGTTGCGAAAGCTGGAGAGAGAGAGCACCCATCAGCTTTTCTGGTCACCGATCAGAACGTCACCAGCTACGCCGAGGCTGTCTCGCAGAGCCTGGAATCACAAGGATGGAGAACGACCACGTTCACGATGGAGCCGGGAGAGACCTCGAAAAGTATAGAGGTCATTTCCAAAGCTTGGGACTCCCTTGTGGAGTTTCGAGCAGATCGGCGGACCGTTGTGATCGCCATTGGAGGTGGTGTCGTTGGTGATTCAGCAGGGTTCATGGCAGCCACGTTCAATCGAGGATTACCCTTTGTTCAAATCCCCACGACTCTCCTCGCAGATGTAGACAGTTCCGTCGGCGGAAAAGTCGGTATCAATCATCCCCAGGCGAAAAACCTCATCGGCGCTTTTCATCAACCACTCGGTGTCTTGATCGATACCCAGACTTTCAAAACACTTCCTGACCGAGAATACAAAGCTGGCTGGGCAGAGGTCATTAAGTATGGCGTGATCCTTGATGAAGAATTCTTTGCGTTTCTTGAGCAGAACATCGGTCCGATTCAACAGCGGGAAGAGACGGTCCTGCGAGCTGCAATTTCGCGTAGCTGCGAACTCAAAGCTCAAGTCGTCGAACAAGACGAATACGAGCGGACCGGACTCCGAGCTGTTCTGAACTACGGGCACACCTATTGCCATGCGTTCGAAGCTTTAACCGGATACGGCGAACTTCTTCATGGAGAAGCTGTCTCGATCGGAATCGTCTACGCCAGTCGACTCGCAGAGAAGATGGGGCGAATCGAGCAGCAACTTACCGACCAACAAATCGGACTGCTGGATGCGGTCGGACTCCCGCTGAATGTGACGTCGCCGGAAAGAATTTCTGTTGAAGAAATCATCGGCCGCATGAAACTCGACAAGAAAACCGTCGGCGGCAAACTTCGCTTCGTCTTGCCGACACGTCTCGGACACGTCGAACTTGTCGAAGATGTCCCAGAAGAACTCGTGCGAGAAACTCTCATCGAAGGGGGCTTCAAGTCTTGA
- a CDS encoding alpha/beta hydrolase: protein MTRTLALVLLLFSVGRQSVSADDVSETYFLWPDAAAGASTSEIGRILPARENEDPPAIRITDIEYPFIKRFDPDSSQKNGTSVLILPGGGYSYDVVGKEGAEVAEWFNSMGVTAFVLYYRSPTRKLKQDWLMPVQDAQRAVRWIRSHAKEWGLDPQRVGSIGFSAGGNAVAIASTKMDVESRFEKRDEIDKASARPDFIMLIYPWKLLNADESGLRAEVVVDKQTSPTFLIHAHNDGVTSLSSVEYYKAMKQLGLPAELHIFESGGHGYGLRKVEGANVHTWPEKAEAWMRGRGLLKK, encoded by the coding sequence ATGACACGCACACTTGCTCTTGTCTTACTGCTGTTTTCTGTGGGGAGGCAATCTGTTTCGGCGGACGATGTCTCGGAAACCTACTTTCTCTGGCCAGATGCTGCCGCAGGAGCATCGACCTCAGAAATCGGGAGGATTCTCCCCGCCCGAGAAAACGAAGATCCCCCCGCGATTCGAATCACTGATATTGAATATCCCTTCATCAAACGTTTCGACCCTGATTCAAGTCAGAAGAATGGGACGTCGGTCCTGATCCTGCCCGGCGGTGGCTACAGCTATGATGTAGTAGGCAAGGAAGGTGCAGAGGTTGCGGAGTGGTTCAATTCAATGGGGGTGACGGCATTTGTGCTTTATTACCGGTCTCCAACTCGTAAGTTGAAGCAGGATTGGCTGATGCCAGTTCAAGATGCTCAACGCGCCGTTCGATGGATTCGGTCACATGCGAAAGAATGGGGGCTCGACCCACAGCGAGTCGGCTCAATCGGGTTCTCAGCGGGTGGAAACGCAGTCGCGATTGCTTCGACGAAAATGGATGTCGAGAGTCGATTTGAGAAACGGGACGAGATCGACAAAGCCTCTGCACGACCAGATTTTATAATGCTGATCTACCCCTGGAAATTGCTTAATGCGGATGAATCAGGACTTCGAGCAGAAGTTGTAGTCGACAAGCAGACATCCCCAACGTTTCTTATTCATGCACATAATGACGGGGTGACGTCGCTGAGTAGTGTCGAATATTACAAAGCGATGAAGCAACTCGGGCTTCCCGCAGAGCTTCACATCTTCGAAAGCGGAGGTCATGGGTACGGGCTGCGAAAGGTCGAAGGAGCCAACGTCCACACTTGGCCCGAGAAAGCCGAGGCTTGGATGAGGGGACGAGGCTTGTTGAAGAAGTGA
- a CDS encoding glycosyltransferase family 4 protein — MPARKLTIVQMIPELNGGGVERGTIELSQELVRQGHRSIVISAGGRLVEQLHSHGAEHIEWNIRAKSPLSLRWVWPLRNFLIKNKVDVVHARSRIPAWIAYLAWKGMNQQRRPHFVTTAHGLYSVNRYSEVMTKGERVIAISETVRDYLQTNYSKIESDAITLIPRGIDPLDFPRGFQPSQEWKQAWFEEFPELVGRPVISLIGRMTRLKGHQDLIEIIDRLRNHIPEIRALIVGGVDPRRAQYAEEIRKEVARRNLEQHIIFAGHRSEIREIYSVSNVVLSLTSNPPEAFGRTTVEALTMGVPVVGYDHGGTGEILRNVFPEGLVPAGNLESAAQQIQKMIQSEIKVPSEHPYLKSKMLADTLSVYEELAA, encoded by the coding sequence ATGCCTGCACGAAAACTCACAATCGTTCAAATGATCCCCGAATTAAACGGTGGAGGGGTCGAACGTGGAACGATTGAACTTTCTCAAGAATTAGTCCGCCAAGGACATCGATCGATTGTGATCTCAGCAGGTGGCCGACTCGTAGAGCAATTGCACAGCCACGGGGCGGAGCATATCGAGTGGAACATCCGTGCGAAATCTCCTCTCAGTTTGCGTTGGGTCTGGCCGCTTCGCAATTTCTTAATCAAAAACAAAGTTGATGTCGTTCACGCCAGATCAAGAATCCCTGCCTGGATTGCTTACCTTGCCTGGAAAGGGATGAATCAGCAGAGACGTCCGCACTTTGTGACCACTGCTCATGGATTGTATAGCGTCAATCGATACAGCGAAGTGATGACCAAAGGAGAACGTGTCATCGCGATCTCAGAAACCGTTCGCGATTATTTGCAAACGAACTATTCAAAAATCGAAAGCGATGCCATCACTCTGATCCCGCGCGGCATCGATCCGCTTGATTTCCCGAGAGGTTTTCAGCCATCACAAGAGTGGAAGCAGGCTTGGTTTGAAGAGTTCCCAGAACTTGTTGGTCGCCCGGTCATCTCTTTAATTGGTCGCATGACCCGACTGAAAGGGCATCAGGATCTGATCGAAATCATCGATCGGTTACGGAATCACATCCCAGAGATCAGAGCACTCATCGTGGGAGGCGTCGATCCTCGACGTGCCCAGTACGCAGAAGAGATCCGAAAAGAAGTGGCTCGACGAAATCTGGAACAGCACATCATCTTTGCTGGTCATCGTTCAGAAATCCGAGAAATCTATTCGGTCTCGAATGTTGTCCTGTCCCTCACATCCAACCCTCCAGAAGCCTTCGGAAGAACAACGGTTGAAGCGCTCACGATGGGTGTCCCTGTTGTCGGGTACGATCACGGCGGGACCGGAGAGATTCTCCGAAACGTTTTCCCGGAAGGACTCGTCCCGGCGGGTAATCTCGAATCAGCTGCGCAACAAATTCAAAAGATGATCCAAAGTGAAATCAAAGTCCCCAGCGAACACCCGTATTTGAAATCGAAAATGCTGGCGGACACATTGTCAGTTTACGAAGAGTTGGCTGCCTAG